One segment of Primulina huaijiensis isolate GDHJ02 unplaced genomic scaffold, ASM1229523v2 scaffold33189, whole genome shotgun sequence DNA contains the following:
- the LOC140968207 gene encoding uncharacterized protein yields the protein MATETNVLRETGHAMPQVVPYANPRAAAVTVPTSHGEKPKKFTGVDFKRWQQKMLFYLTTLNLARFLFEDAPNLKESEGDVESVSALEAWNHSDFLCRNYVLNGLADSLYNVYCEKKTAKELWESLDRKYKTEDAGAKKFLVGRFLDFKMVDSKPIHAEGMTLSESFQVVAIVEKLPPAWNDFKNYLKHKRKEMNIEELIVRLRIEEDNKSSER from the exons ATGGCTACTGAAACCAACGTGCTAAGGGAAACTGGTCATGCTATGCCGCAAGTTGTCCCTTATGCTAACCCACGTGCTGCTGCGGTTACTGTCCCAACCAGCCACGGTGAAAAGCCTAAGAAGTTCACTGGTGTGGACTTCAAGAGGTGGCAGCAGAAAATGTTGTTCTACTTGACAACACTTAACCTGGCTAGATTCCTATTCGAGGATGCTCCTAATCTGAAAGAGAGTGAGGGAGATGTTGAATCTGTCAGTGCACTGGAGGCTTGGAATCATTCTGATTTCCTATGCCGAAATTATGTGCTGAATGGATTGGCCGACTCGTTGTACAATGTGTACTGCGAAAAAAAGACAGCCAAAGAGCTATGGGAATCCCTTGACAGAAAGTACAAAACCGAGGATGCCGGGGCCAAGAAGTTTCTTGTAGGCCGCTTTCTggattttaaaatggtggattCTAAGCCG ATTCATGCCGAGGGGATGACGTTGAGCGAATCTTTCCAAGTGGTTGCTATAGTTGAGAAGCTACCACCAGCTTGGAATGATTTCAAAAACTACTTGAAACACAAGCGAAAGGAGATGAACATTGAAGAGCTCATTGTTAGACTTCGCATCGAGGAAGACAACAAGAGTTCGGAAAGATGA